The Anoplopoma fimbria isolate UVic2021 breed Golden Eagle Sablefish chromosome 10, Afim_UVic_2022, whole genome shotgun sequence sequence ATGGAGGTACTGCCATGTGGTCAAattacagcgggtaaaataagtattgaacacgtcaccattctcagtaaatatatttctaaaggtgttattgacatgaaatgttcaccagatgtcggtaacaacccaagtaacccatacatacaaagaaaaccaaacaaatacgttcagaaattaagttatgtgtaatcaaatggaatgacacagggaaaaagtattgaacacactcactgaaatgtattcaatacttggtacagaagcatttgttggtaatgacagcttcaagacgcctcctgtatggagaaactagtggcatgcattgctcaggtgtgattttggcccattcttccacacaaacagtcttcagatcttgaaggttccgtgggcctcttctatgaactctgatctttagttctttccatagagtttctattggattcaggtcaggtgattggctgggccattctagcagctttattttctttctctgaaaccaatggagagtttccttggctgtgtgtttgggatcattgtcttgctgaaatgtccaccctcgtttcatcttcatcatcctcgtCGTCTCCCCCATGTCCCCCCCTAACATGtcgtctccccctctctaacaTGTCGTCTCCCCCTCTCACAtcgtctccccctctctaacaCGTCGTCTCCCCATGTCGTCTCTAACATGtcgtctccccctctctaacaCGTCGTCTCTCTAACACCGTCTCTCTCTAACAcgtctccccctctctaacaTGTCGTCCCCCTCTCTAACAcgtctccccctctctaactAACACGTCGTCCCCCCCTCTCATGtcgtctccccctctctaacatgtcgtctccccctctctaacaTGTCGTCCCCCCTCTCTAACACGtcgtctccccctctctaacaTCGTCGTCGTCCCCCCTCTCTAACACGTCGTCCCCCTCTAACACGTCTCTAACACGtcgtctccccctctctaacacgtcgtctccccctctctaacaCGTCCCCCTCTCTAACACGTCGTCCCCTCTCTAACACGTCGTCCCCCCTCTCTAACATGTCTCCCCTCTCGTCCGTCCCCCCTCTCTAACACGTCGTCTCCCGTCCCCCCTCTCTAACACGTCGTCCCCCCTCTCTAACACGtcgtctccccctctctaacacgtcgtctccccctctctaacatgtcgtctccccctctctaacaCGTCGTCGTCCCCCCTCTCTAACATGTCGTCCCCCTAACACTCTAACAACACGtcgtctccccctctctaacacgtcgtctccccctctctaacatgtcgtctccccctctctaacaTGTCGTCGTCCCCCGTCTCTCTAACATGTCGTCTCCCCTCTCTAACTAACACGtcgtctccccctctctaacacgtcgtctccccctctctaacaCGTCGTCTCCTCCCCCCCAGCTGTCGCTCTGCAGTGATGGAGGAACATCTGTTCTGGAAGTTCGAGGGGGCCGTGTTGGCTCTGACAGCCGTCTTCGCCGTCGTGGTCGTCATCCGTCAGCGCTGGCTCGACCGCCTCGCCTCCGAGAAGGTCCGCCGCCAGATCGAGTCCATCTAGGACTCCAGGACCTGGACCGGGACTGGTTTTTATCCTGATCCGGACTCTGAGATCCATCAGGGATCAGGACTAAAGCAAAATCTGCAGAGAGtggactgtttgttgtcttCATAGAGACAAAACACGGAGCGAAAAACAACCAGCTGTTTGAACTTTGATCAGAACGGAATCGTATTGATTCATCATCAATACTTCTGTTTTAGTTTATTGAGAAACTCAAACTAAGCTGTTAAAAAAGATTTAggaataatgaatgaattagaagtcatttttaaacaaaaactaaagaagCAGAATTCAGAGAGTCTAACTGGACCTGAACCAGTCTGAACTGATTTAAATTCTATATTTACGTTTGAATTCTgatgtaaaaagtctgaatttcAGTTCCTGATTAATAATGTGGTGAAAGTTTCAGATTTATTATGGATTGATTATGGATCGACAGTTCCATGTCAGGTGGTTAATTGGTCCTCacttattgattattaatatttcctTCATTAGCAGGACGTCGTGGGTCTTTGAACGCAGCACCAGCAGAGAGAATTCACGCCTCGTTATTGTAAccgtttgtttttctgtgaagattctgacaaaataaactgatgaaACTAATTTAGAgtatgaatttaaaataaacctCTACAGTCTGACGTAGTACTTTAGTTAAAGTATGATGTTTTGATTTCAGGTTTGAACGTTGAAGCTTAAACGTTAAAAGTTAAACTGCTTTATCTTCACCAGTTAGAATTAATCAACAAATGTCTTTTGTTGAAGTTAAActggaacaaacacaaaaatactcaAACTATGAAATATAGCAAACGGTGGATTAAGAGTTTAAACTAAACCGAGTCTCAAAGGGAACAAACTGCTTTTACTTAAATCATGATATTCTGAAACTCGATATTTCAGCAGTGAAACTTTAAGagtgaatttaaaaacacttttcactcaaaacaaaacaattgattGTCTAACAGTCGTCTTCATTGGTGAGCTCATAATCCACCAGATACAATGTGGATTCACTatgaaaatagtcccaacaaagtctctgtttcctgtttgtgttctTTATTATCTACAGCGAGGAGCTGTTTCAttcaacaactttaaaaaatctgattcaatattttaattctaataaatgtacaagtgtcttttttttataacagacATATATATCGATAAAAAAATCATCCTGCGTCTTGATTGGTCCGCTGGACTGATGTCATCTGTAGTTCAACTCAATCAACGAGtcttaaaacacaaatgttgaatttaaatcCCTCTGATCAGCCGTCAGTTGATTGGCTCGTAGGCCGAGGCAGCCACCCTCTTTCGGACGCAGACGCAAACTCCGCCCAGCAGCAGGAGGATCATGGGAGTTCCCAGACCGACCGCCATCACGGCAAGAACCAACGGGGAGAAGGAGTCGACGGGAGGAGAGCCGGATCCCAGCAGAACCGTCCTGaaggagaaaacagaagaagaggtgAAGATGATTTAGATCCGTTCATCAGAagtcagtaaaataaaacagaatcgATCTTTAGAAGAACATCAGACGGACCAGCTCAAGAACTTGGTGCTGTTGTAGAACGGTTCTCCTGCGAGGCCGAAGCTCACATTGAGTCCGAATGCCTTTGGTTCTGCGTAGAATGCTTGGATCAGACCGGAAGCCGCCGCCGTCTCCTCGCCGCTCTGAGGCTGTGGGTCGGAGTGATGGCACGGCGTGGCGAACTCCAGAGCCGGGTCGGACCTCCGGTACGCCACCGGCTTCCACTGCAGGAAACCCAGAACATCAGAGCTGCCGTTCACCGAGGACACCCACTGGGACACctgaggggtcagaggtcaccagGTTAAAGCAGCTATTAGTTCTACTATGTCCGTTACTTCTCCTTATATGAATCAATAATATCATATGGATCAATTATGTTGTTACTGTTATTTATTCTATACAGGACTTCTATTGACTTAAAGGGTTTACTTTATGCCGGGGTCACCGTATATCGGGGTCACCTCATATCGGGGTCACCGTATATCGGGGTCACCTCATATCGGGGTCACCGTACATCGGGGTCACCGTATATCGGGGTCACCGTATATCGGGGTCACCGTATATCGGGGTCACCGTATACCGGGGTCACCTCATATCGGGGTCACCGTATATCGGGGTCACCGTATACGGGGTCACCTCATACCGGGGTCACCGTATACCGGGGTCACCGTATATCGGGGTCACCTCATATCGGGGTCACCGTATGCCGGGTCACCGTATGCCGGGGTCACCGTCATATCGGGGTCACCGTATACGGGGTCACCGTATATCCGGGGTCACCGTATATCGGGGTCACCGGGGTCACCGTATATCGGGGTCACCGTATATCGGGGTCACCGTATACCGGGGGGTCACCGTATATCGGGGTCACCTCATATCGGGGTCACTGTATACCGGGGTCACCTCATATCGGGGTCACCGTATACCGGGTCACCGGGTACCGGTCGCCTCATGCTGGTCACCGTAATGTTGGAACTGTCCATCTGGACTGTAGgtctttatttgatttgtttgtttttagtaactagtatatcatttaaaacataaagaactgtttataaagtaaagtGCTCGTTGCTTCAGCAGCTTAACTTCCTGTTGGGTGAATTATTGATCACCTTGAATATTGATGGTGTGAACTCGTCGTCAATCGATCGATGAACCTCCACTCTGTTCAGGGGATAAGCCTCGCCCACAGCCTGCAGCTCCAACAGGAACCTGGAACGAGCCGCCCGTGGCGACACCCCATCAAGCCACACCCCCAACTGGGAGGAGTTAGCGGTGTGGAGGAGGCGGGGCCAGGAATGATCACGCCCTTCTGACTCAAACACCGAGAgctggaagaagaaaaatacataagaataatgttttaataatgaatcTGAAACCACAATGAaccaggtcagaggtcatgtgaCCCTGACGTCACCATGACAGTTCCACATGTGACCTGCAGGCAAAGCGACCCGTTGGTGAAGGTTTTGGCGGCGCCACACAGCAGAGCGCTCAGACCCGACAGGTTGAGACGAGACCAGGTGAAGTCCTGCAGCTCGTACGGAGGgaaaaggtcagaggtcggaTCAGCTGTGTCGTTCACGTCATCGTACTCCAACAGCTGTGGAAACAGGAAAGGGTTcagttttcaaagtaaaaggtaaaaaaaacaggaaagagtTCAGTTTCCAAAGTAAAGGTTAAGTGGCGTGTTGGTATATTTAAGGTGGACTGGCTGGTGTTGGTATATTTAAGGTGGACGTATCTGACCCTGGTGAAGACGATGGCCGAGCTGTACAGGATGCTGCTCTCTGGCTCCACCTTCAGGCCTCCGCTGATGTTACGAGCCTCAAACTGAGTCCAGTtcacctgagagagaaacagcagaACGTCACAGAGGAGTGATGATCGGACTGATCAGGAGCGCACCGATCATCAGAACATCTGTAGTCTGGATCAGAAGTTCAGAGGACGACACTTCACACTTCACTGAAACTGAACGTTAGAGGACTtcatgacaaatgaaaaaagataacaaagcttttgaaaaatgtgactCTTTAAATGAAGAACTTAATTTCAccctgcagctttaaattcTGTTTATTCAGAGGAAGTGATGTTgatgaaaactttatttaattctcAAAATGATAAACCTGTGTGCAGGGTCTTTGTCTCTTGCTATGGAAACCACTTGTTTCAGCTCCGTGAACATCTCTGTTGGTCAGTGAActcgtgtgttttttttcttctgtatctTCATTTCTGATGTGAGTCGGTACGTTTGTTTAAAAGAGTTGTTCTTCAATCATCGTCACGGTGTCTGAACACAAGACCCACTGGTTCTGAACCGTCCGTGGGCAGAATGAACAAATAAGAGTCCGTCCATTCCTGTGTCATAGGTCACaataaggtcatagtatagcatgttgaataaggtcatagtatagcatgttgaataaggtcatagtatagcataaggtcatagtatagcatgttgaataaggtcatagtatagcatgttgaataaggtcatagtatagcatgttgaataaggtcatagtatagcatgttgaataaggtcatagtatagcatgttgaataaggtcatagtatagcatgttgaataaggtcatagtatagcatgttgaataaggtcatagtatgttgaaaaaaagataacatttattgtaaatataaataaatatatattgaaccTCTGGTGAAggatgaggaagatgagaaCAGACCTtgacagtagaagaagaagagttggTGTGGACGAGCAGCAGCGTCGGCGCCCCCTGGCTGCAGAACAGGAAGTGCAGCGTGTCGTTGTTTCCTACGGCTCTCATGTGCAGCAGGTCGCCATCAGGAGGCGGCGAGGGGGAACCGGGGTTCAACTCTACCGAAcactggaggagagaagaagagacaagTCAGAGACTCACAccgacggatggatggatggatggatgatggatggataactttctttattatcctggaggaaaaaaagctcTTTGATCTCTGAAGAATTaatcatttcttattttattgaatttaaataaatcatcaaatgaTTGTTGACATCGCTGTTCATCCGTTGGTCTCAATAAACGACgccttctgtctgtttgtctgtttgtctgtttgtttgttttgacgTTCGGTTTCAGATATTTACATCCTTTACTGTAGTAAAAGTGCTTATACCAccaaagtcctgcattgaaaactttactttaagaataaatatatatataaatataaatatatatataaatatatatataaatatatatataaatataaatatatatataaatatatatataaaatatatatataaatatattattgaaaGCATGTGATCAGTTTATGGAATAAGATCCTTTGTTCCagattataaacattattatattaaagcCGCTCTACCCTCTGAACTAACTGCTGACATATTAATACACAATAATTATGATCCTCCAGTTGTTAAGCATtaggagtacttttacttttgatacttaaagttCATTTAGCTAATACTACTCCTGCAGTACATGATTTATTAAAATAGTATTGCTATAGTAATAGTATTGATGTTTTTCAGACAGACACGTGGGTAAACAGATTAAAACCAAAGCTCACTTTACACATGAACAAAAGGAGCATTTAAGTGAACATATTGACaataatgttgattaatgtTGTGCAATATAAACCCAATAGAAACGTAAACAGTTTCGCTTCCTGTTCCTTTAAcacatatagtatatattattatatattatattattagataTATACTCACGTTTCTTCTAGAAGTCTCTCCGCTGAACGAACTTtgacacaaactgaaaacagaaaacagaaaaactaaagaagaagaagaagaagaagaagaaactctGCAGCTCCGTTTCTTCGCTGCAGCCGCCATCTTTGTTGTGACAGGCAGGTCACATGACCAAATCCTGTAGCCACGCCCTCCTCCGCCTCTGATTGGCCTACCATCCCCCCCCGGCCCCTACCAACGGAGGAAACGAgtaccagccaatcagaggaggagaggggcgGTCCCTGCTTCACATGTCAGCTGACTGCTGAGAGACGgtttgaataaactttattacCAAAATGATTCATTTACAATCACAGtctgtaaacatgtaaacatgttgaacatttaaataaatacagaaagaaacaaaatgtatttaagatactataaaaaaactaattcttTAAATGAATCACATCCATCAACATAAAtaaccaatcagagctgagAAGACATCAGCCAATCGGTGAGGAGATCAATCAGATTAAACTATTTAaggatgtttttatgtaattataTAAATCATTTCATGGAGATTAAATCATCATGTGACAGGAAGTCTTaatatgttaatgtttaaatgtttagaaCACGTGACGAATACTTAAGAGTATTTTGACTTCAGAACTGAACTAAGTACCATTTTGAAGCAGTTTAGTACTTCACACGActattttattagattttattAGTATCATTTATCGACAGCTttataataaatgatttattatagatgatataaatgatttattatagattatacaaacgatttaataaattatttattatgatttaataaattatttattacagacaatataaatgatttattatagattatataaatgatgatttattatagatataaatcattttttatagtTGATATAAATAAGATTTattatagatataaataaatgattcaaaGTGATCAAAACATTGATGACGTTTATTCAACAGTtctattaaatatgaattattgatCAGCTGTTTGACAGGAAAAACAGTCAAGACACCTTTCTATTTGCTGAACATCTATTCTATAGTCTAGTGAGACCCAGGTCTAGTGAGGCCCAGGTCTAGTGAGGCCCAGGTCTAGTCTAGTGAGGCCCAGGTCTAGTGAGGCCCAGGTCTAGGTCTAGTGAGGCCCAGGTCTAGGCCCAGGTCTAGGCCCAGGTCTAGTGAGGCCCAGGTCTAGTGAGGCCCAGGTCTAGTGAGGCCCAGGTCTGGGTTTCTCCGGAGACCCTTGAATCATCTGATTTTCACACAAAGACTTCAACGtgtcagaaataaaaacaaacaagtttcTAACTTTATTGACTGTTTATTGAGTTTCAGTGAGTTTTctggtccacacacacacacacacacacacacacacacaaacaaacaaacaaacagacagacacacagacacacagacacacagacacacagactgttgGAGTGGCTCTGATGTTGATCTGGATCGATGTGGACCAGAGTGGATCTACTCGGCTCCCTGTCCTCCCGTCTGACcgtctttgtctttcttcttgTGACCGGAAACGATGTCATCAATGCGCAGCAACAAGATGGCCGTCTGAACAACAGACaagtagagagacagacagggagagagagagacagacagacagacagaccgagaCAGGTAGAGAGTTACAGTGAATAGTAACCAAAACAGTATTTGTTTCCATCTTAAAGTATTGATAAACTTAGCTAAGATAAgctaaagctaagctaagcctttattagtcattcatatttattaatatcTCGATCAGGTGTCTCACCTCCACGGCCGTCTTGTAGGTCTGAGCTTTGACAGCCAGCGGCTCCCAGATGCCCTGAGCCATCATGTCAGACAGACAGCCTGTCTCACCATCCACACCCCAATTCACACTGTTCTCCTGGGTGTGTTTGGCCTGAAAAGAGACGATCAATAAGTAAATCAATACAATGACTGAACGAGACTCAATAAATACAGCCATCGACGTTCTACATACAGTCATCGTCGTTCTACATAGTCATCATCGTTCTAAATACAGCAGTCGACGTTCTAAATACAGCCATCATCGTTCTACATACAGCCATCGACATTCTAAATACAGCAGTCGACGTTCTAAATAGTCATCGACGTTCTAAATACAGTCATCCACGTTCAGTCATTGACGTTCTAAATACAGCCACCGACGTTCTAAATAGTCATCATCGTTCTACATACAGTCATCATCGTTCTAAATACAGTCATCGACGTTCAGCCATCGACGTTCTAAATACAGTCATCGATGTTCTAAATACAGTTATTGACGTTCTAAATACAGTTATTGACGttctaaatacatttattgacgTTCTAAATGAAGCTGTACCCTCAGTGACGTCAGCACTCTGATGGTGGAGGCTCCACAGTTCTGGATCAGGGTTCTGGGGATGACCTCCAGGGCCTGGGCCACGGCGCGGTACGGCCACTGTTCCACTCCGGTCAGAGCACGAGAACGCTCCATCAGACGCTTGGACACGGCCATCTCTATGGCTCCGCCCCCCGGCAGCAGAGAGGGGTCCAACAGCACGTTACGGCACACCTGCATGGCATCCTGCAGgttcctctccacctcctggatggagagagggagggagagagagagggaggagttaATCACTGAACATCTGACTACGATGAGCTTCTGATGAAAACTGATTTTTATAAAAGATAGAGGACGAGATATTTAGTCCATGGGGGTTTTGTGATGTCATATTCTCAGTCATGTGACCACTTTGGTAACAATGGTTCCTGTAACCTTTGACCCCTCTGACCAACTACAAACCATCTCTGTTCTGGACTAATGTTCCCATAGAGGGCGGTGGTAGAACGTGAACACTGTGGAACAGAAGAACCCTTACGGCCAGGATCTCTTTGCTGGCTCCTCTCAGCAGGATGGTGCAGGCTTTAGGGTCTTTACACTCCGTGACGAAGGTGAAGTACTCGTCTCCGATCTTCTTCACCTCAAACAGACCCGCACCCGTACCAACGTCTTCCTCACGGAGCTCATCAGTACGACTGGCTATACGAGCACCGCACgccctgagagacagacagagagacagacaggttactTCACGTCTGCTGATTGGCCGTTTCATGTGTCTGCTAacagctgattggctgcaggtGAGCAGTTTACCTGGCGATGCGGTTGTTGTCAGTCTTCCTGACGCGGCGGATGGCGGTGATGTTCGCCTTCATCAGGTAATGCTGAGCCAGATCTGAGAGGAACACCAGAGGGTTCTGTTAGGGTTCCACGACAACAACCTGGAGAACcaacaaggtgtgtgtgtgtgtgtgtatacctgAGATGCCCTTCTCGGTGAACAGCAGGTCTGGTTTCAGACGGATGATGTCCTCACAGATGTGTTGGATGTATTCCTCCTCCATCTGAAGGATTCTGGCAAAGTCCTCCTCCTTACTGATCTCTATGTCCGTCTGCACAGACAGTCACCACGACAACACGTCACCACAACACATGTCTGCTAACCTTGACCACTTTGAGTCCgactcattattattattatctctacttcctgttttcacagtAAAATACAGAAACCTGCTGGTCTAtgtctcctcccccccctctcccccctgcCTACCTGGCTCTCCCCCTTCTTGTACTCCAGAGAGCAGTCCAGCAGGATGATGCGCGGCTCTTTGATGAGGCGTCTCATCCGGGGGTGAGTCACGTCTTTGTTCACCATCACTCCTCTCAGAACACACGAGTCCTCGATGAAGCCGCCGGGAACCTGAAGGCAACACGCAGCACAGTTACAACAGGAAGTATGCGGGGGACCGTGGGCGTGGCGGACAGGAAGTCCTACCTTCTCCACTTTGGC is a genomic window containing:
- the cct3 gene encoding T-complex protein 1 subunit gamma, whose translation is MMMGQQVLVLNHNIKRESGRKVQTGNISAAKTIADVIRTCLGPRAMMKMLLDPMGGIVMTNDGNAILREIQVQHPAAKSMIEISRTQDEEVGDGTTSVIILAGEMLSVAEQFLEQQMHPTIVISAYRQALEDMLETLKDISTPVDTSDRSMMLKIVHSAINTKALSRWSELACGIALDAVRTVELEDNGRKEIDIKKYAKVEKVPGGFIEDSCVLRGVMVNKDVTHPRMRRLIKEPRIILLDCSLEYKKGESQTDIEISKEEDFARILQMEEEYIQHICEDIIRLKPDLLFTEKGISDLAQHYLMKANITAIRRVRKTDNNRIARACGARIASRTDELREEDVGTGAGLFEVKKIGDEYFTFVTECKDPKACTILLRGASKEILAEVERNLQDAMQVCRNVLLDPSLLPGGGAIEMAVSKRLMERSRALTGVEQWPYRAVAQALEVIPRTLIQNCGASTIRVLTSLRAKHTQENSVNWGVDGETGCLSDMMAQGIWEPLAVKAQTYKTAVETAILLLRIDDIVSGHKKKDKDGQTGGQGAE
- the glmp gene encoding glycosylated lysosomal membrane protein, with translation MAAAAKKRSCRVSSSSSSSSLVFLFSVFSLCQSSFSGETSRRNCSVELNPGSPSPPPDGDLLHMRAVGNNDTLHFLFCSQGAPTLLLVHTNSSSSTVKVNWTQFEARNISGGLKVEPESSILYSSAIVFTRLLEYDDVNDTADPTSDLFPPYELQDFTWSRLNLSGLSALLCGAAKTFTNGSLCLQLSVFESEGRDHSWPRLLHTANSSQLGVWLDGVSPRAARSRFLLELQAVGEAYPLNRVEVHRSIDDEFTPSIFKVSQWVSSVNGSSDVLGFLQWKPVAYRRSDPALEFATPCHHSDPQPQSGEETAAASGLIQAFYAEPKAFGLNVSFGLAGEPFYNSTKFLSWTVLLGSGSPPVDSFSPLVLAVMAVGLGTPMILLLLGGVCVCVRKRVAASAYEPIN